In Micromonospora sp. WMMD980, the following are encoded in one genomic region:
- a CDS encoding zinc-binding alcohol dehydrogenase, whose amino-acid sequence MGLHRVVEPVGVLPQAAWRLDADPRIAANEVRIRVERLNLDAASFRQLAEKHGGDGEKVRAEVLEIISTRGKMQNPVTGSGGMLIGTVEEAGRRSPLGLRPGDRVATLVSLTLTPLTVTDGLARWDGRSEQVPCDGYAILFARSIAAVLPADLHPELSLAVLDVCGAPALTARVVAEQAARRDRAGDRRPVSVAVIGGAGKSGSLSLAAARRAGAARTVGVVPVAAERDALVAAGLADAVALADARDPVGLSTAVTTALGAPADVTVVCVDVPGCEHGAVLATADGGTVIFFSMATSFAAAALGAEGLAADVTMLVGNGFVPGHAELALELLRSEPGVRGLFEARLTAD is encoded by the coding sequence GTGGGTCTGCACCGAGTCGTGGAACCGGTGGGAGTGCTGCCGCAGGCGGCCTGGCGGCTGGACGCCGACCCGCGGATCGCGGCGAACGAGGTGCGGATCCGGGTGGAACGGCTGAACCTGGACGCGGCGAGTTTCCGGCAGTTGGCGGAGAAGCACGGCGGCGACGGCGAGAAGGTCCGCGCCGAGGTGCTGGAGATCATCTCGACACGCGGGAAGATGCAGAACCCGGTGACCGGCTCCGGCGGCATGCTGATCGGCACGGTCGAGGAGGCGGGCCGGCGCTCCCCGCTGGGGCTGCGCCCGGGGGACCGGGTGGCGACGCTGGTGTCGCTGACGCTGACGCCGCTGACCGTCACCGACGGGCTGGCCCGCTGGGACGGGCGCAGCGAGCAGGTGCCGTGCGACGGGTACGCGATCCTGTTCGCCCGCTCGATCGCCGCGGTGCTGCCGGCGGATCTGCACCCGGAGTTGTCGCTGGCGGTGCTGGACGTGTGCGGGGCGCCGGCGCTGACCGCGCGGGTGGTGGCCGAGCAGGCGGCGCGGCGGGACCGCGCGGGTGATCGGCGTCCGGTGTCGGTGGCGGTGATCGGCGGGGCCGGCAAGAGCGGCTCGCTGTCGCTGGCCGCGGCGCGGCGGGCGGGCGCGGCTCGTACGGTCGGGGTGGTGCCGGTGGCGGCGGAGCGTGACGCGCTGGTGGCGGCCGGGTTGGCCGACGCGGTGGCGTTGGCGGACGCGCGGGACCCGGTGGGGTTGTCCACGGCGGTGACCACGGCGTTGGGCGCGCCGGCGGACGTGACGGTGGTGTGCGTGGACGTGCCGGGGTGTGAGCACGGCGCGGTGCTGGCCACGGCGGACGGCGGTACGGTGATCTTCTTCTCGATGGCGACCAGTTTCGCGGCGGCTGCGTTGGGCGCGGAGGGGCTGGCGGCGGACGTGACGATGCTGGTGGGGAACGGGTTCGTGCCGGGGCACGCGGAGCTGGCGTTGGAGTTGTTGCGGTCCGAGCCGGGGGTGCGTGGTCTGTTCGAGGCGCGGCTGACGGCAGACTGA
- a CDS encoding lysine 2,3-aminomutase, producing METIPTPRSTPVAVPAAGQPYEYRRTPLVEPDWTRFPGWRHVTREQWESAQWQRVNCVKNIKQLRTVLGDLVDETFYADLEADQKALATMSMLVPPQMINTMVPFAPMTTEALLADPVRRYMIPVASDRRTDWPSHPYASRDSLHEHDMWVAEGLTHRYPTKVLAELLSTCPQYCGHCTRMDLVGNSTPAVDKLKLTLKPVDRYDAHITYLKAHPGVRDVVVSGGDVANVPWRNLESYLMRLLEIETIRDIRLATKALMGLPQHWLQPDVVEGLERVARTAARRGVNLAIHTHVNHAQSLTPLVARAAQTALDVGVRDVRNQGVLMRGVNATSADLLDLCFALQGETGILPYYFYMCDMIPNAEHWRVPVWHAQQLQHDIMGYLPGYATPRIVCDVPFVGKRWVHMLTDYDRERGISYWTKNYRTSIESADLEALNKRYAYYDPIDTLPEAGQSWWRAHRDD from the coding sequence GTGGAGACCATCCCGACGCCCCGCTCCACGCCGGTCGCCGTCCCCGCCGCCGGACAGCCCTACGAATACCGGCGCACCCCGCTGGTCGAGCCCGACTGGACCCGCTTCCCCGGCTGGCGTCACGTCACCCGGGAGCAGTGGGAGAGCGCCCAGTGGCAGCGGGTCAACTGCGTCAAGAACATCAAGCAGCTCCGCACCGTGCTCGGCGACCTCGTCGACGAAACCTTCTACGCCGACCTGGAGGCCGACCAGAAAGCCCTGGCCACCATGTCCATGCTGGTGCCGCCCCAGATGATCAACACGATGGTGCCGTTCGCGCCGATGACCACCGAGGCGCTGCTCGCCGACCCGGTCCGCCGCTACATGATCCCCGTCGCCTCCGACCGGCGCACCGACTGGCCGTCACACCCCTACGCCAGCCGCGACAGCCTCCACGAGCACGACATGTGGGTCGCCGAAGGGCTCACCCACCGCTACCCCACCAAGGTCCTCGCCGAACTGCTCTCCACCTGCCCGCAGTACTGCGGGCACTGCACCCGCATGGACCTGGTCGGCAACTCCACCCCCGCCGTCGACAAGCTCAAGCTCACCCTCAAGCCGGTCGACCGCTACGACGCCCACATCACCTACCTCAAGGCCCACCCGGGCGTCCGCGACGTGGTCGTCTCCGGCGGCGACGTCGCCAACGTGCCCTGGCGCAACCTCGAGTCCTACCTCATGCGCCTGCTCGAGATCGAGACCATCCGCGACATCCGGCTCGCCACCAAGGCCCTCATGGGCCTGCCCCAGCACTGGCTGCAGCCCGACGTCGTCGAGGGCCTGGAACGCGTCGCCCGCACCGCCGCCCGCCGCGGCGTCAACCTGGCCATCCACACCCACGTCAACCACGCCCAGTCGCTGACCCCGCTGGTCGCCAGGGCCGCCCAGACCGCCCTCGACGTCGGCGTCCGCGACGTCCGCAACCAGGGCGTGCTCATGCGGGGCGTCAACGCCACCAGCGCCGACCTGCTCGACCTCTGCTTCGCACTCCAGGGCGAGACCGGCATCCTGCCGTACTACTTCTACATGTGCGACATGATCCCCAACGCCGAGCACTGGCGCGTCCCGGTCTGGCACGCCCAACAGCTCCAGCACGACATCATGGGCTACCTGCCCGGCTACGCCACCCCGCGCATCGTCTGCGACGTCCCGTTCGTCGGCAAGCGCTGGGTGCACATGCTCACCGACTACGACCGTGAGCGCGGCATCTCCTACTGGACCAAGAACTACCGCACCTCGATCGAGTCGGCCGACCTGGAGGCGCTGAACAAGCGCTACGCCTACTACGACCCGATCGACACCCTGCCCGAGGCCGGTCAGTCCTGGTGGCGCGCCCACCGCGACGACTGA
- a CDS encoding CsbD family protein yields the protein MSFTDKAKNKAQEMSGMAKERIGDVTDNERLRAEGASEQSTARAKQAGENMKQAGRDVKDAFEK from the coding sequence ATGAGCTTCACCGACAAGGCGAAGAACAAGGCCCAGGAGATGAGCGGCATGGCCAAGGAGCGCATCGGCGACGTGACCGACAACGAGCGGTTGCGGGCCGAGGGCGCCAGCGAGCAGAGCACCGCGCGGGCCAAGCAGGCCGGGGAGAACATGAAGCAGGCCGGCCGCGACGTCAAGGACGCGTTCGAGAAGTGA
- a CDS encoding histidine phosphatase family protein has product MNEILLVRHGETTWSASHRHTSYTDLELTADGERQARALVPLLAGRRFVRVLSSPRQRATRTAHLAGLTVDATDPDLAEWNYGDYEGRTTAAITEERPGWTIWTDGGPGGESPEQVAARLDRVLDRVAPLLERGSVALVGHGHSLRVLGARWIGLPPSAGGSLRLDTATLSVLGHEHGRRVIQRWNLPAPTPSGNAPDRAARH; this is encoded by the coding sequence GTGAACGAGATTCTGCTGGTCCGGCACGGCGAGACCACCTGGAGCGCCAGCCATCGGCACACCTCGTACACCGATCTGGAGCTGACCGCCGACGGCGAGCGACAGGCCCGGGCGCTCGTTCCCCTGCTGGCCGGCAGGCGTTTCGTGCGGGTGCTGTCCAGCCCCCGGCAGCGCGCCACCCGCACCGCGCACCTGGCCGGGCTCACCGTGGACGCCACCGATCCCGACCTGGCCGAGTGGAACTACGGCGACTACGAGGGACGCACCACCGCCGCCATCACCGAGGAACGCCCGGGCTGGACGATCTGGACCGACGGTGGCCCCGGTGGCGAGTCACCGGAGCAGGTGGCCGCCCGCCTCGACCGGGTCCTCGACCGGGTCGCCCCGCTGCTGGAGCGCGGCAGCGTCGCGCTGGTCGGGCACGGGCACAGCCTGCGGGTGCTCGGGGCGCGCTGGATCGGGCTGCCGCCGTCGGCCGGCGGGTCGCTGCGGCTCGACACCGCGACCCTCAGCGTGCTCGGGCACGAGCACGGTCGGCGGGTCATCCAGCGGTGGAACCTGCCGGCTCCGACGCCGAGCGGGAACGCGCCCGACCGGGCAGCTCGGCACTGA
- a CDS encoding Lrp/AsnC family transcriptional regulator gives MEDIDRAIVAALTGDGRLSYTDLAERVGLSVSAVHQRVRRLEQRGVIKGYSARVSFEALELPLTAFVAIRPFDPSQPDDAPERLAHLPEIDSCYSVAGEDFYLLLVRVAGPADLERLLQEIRTSANVTTRTTVVLSTPYENRPPKISAELPGRARSRSASEPAGSTAG, from the coding sequence GTGGAGGACATCGACCGCGCCATCGTCGCCGCGCTGACCGGCGACGGCCGGCTGTCGTACACGGACCTCGCCGAACGGGTGGGCCTGTCGGTGTCCGCCGTGCACCAGCGGGTCCGTCGGCTGGAGCAGCGCGGTGTGATCAAGGGCTATTCGGCGCGCGTCTCGTTCGAGGCGCTGGAACTGCCGCTGACCGCGTTCGTGGCGATCCGGCCGTTCGACCCGTCGCAGCCCGACGACGCCCCGGAGCGGCTGGCCCACCTGCCCGAGATCGACTCCTGCTACTCGGTGGCGGGGGAGGACTTCTACCTCCTGCTGGTGCGGGTCGCCGGCCCGGCCGACCTGGAGCGGCTGCTGCAGGAGATCCGCACGTCCGCGAACGTCACCACCCGCACCACTGTGGTGCTCTCCACGCCCTATGAGAACCGGCCGCCGAAGATCAGTGCCGAGCTGCCCGGTCGGGCGCGTTCCCGCTCGGCGTCGGAGCCGGCAGGTTCCACCGCTGGATGA
- a CDS encoding DUF433 domain-containing protein, protein MTFPRITVDPDVMGGAPCVRQSRIPVATLLAMMADGMSVTDILTDLPFLDEDDLAEVLNYAADAVRDRTAR, encoded by the coding sequence GTGACCTTCCCCCGGATCACCGTCGACCCCGACGTCATGGGCGGTGCGCCCTGCGTGCGGCAGTCGCGCATCCCCGTGGCCACGCTGCTGGCCATGATGGCCGACGGCATGTCCGTCACGGACATCCTCACCGACCTGCCGTTCCTCGACGAGGACGACCTGGCGGAGGTGCTGAACTACGCCGCGGACGCGGTCCGCGACCGCACGGCCCGCTGA
- a CDS encoding acyl-CoA dehydrogenase family protein, with translation MDVDRILPTDEAHDLLGLATELADRELAPKAAGFEERAEFPREVLRTLGRAGLLGLPYAEEHGGAAQPYEVYLQVLEILASRWLAVAEAVSVHTLSCYPLAQFGTDEQRKLLPDMIGGELLGAYCLSEPQGGSDAASLTTRAVRDGDDYVVTGTKAWITHARVADFYNIFCRTGGPGPKGISCLLADRDTAGIHPQAAERTMGLHASPVAQIAFDDARVPAERLIGGEGAGFTIAMSALDSGRLGIATCAVGLAQAALDYAVGYARERRQFGRAIIDFQGLGFNLADHATGISAARALLLAAARLRDAGRPYSIEAAKAKLFATDLAMRVTTDAVQVLGGAGYVADHPLERYMREAKVLQIVEGTNQIQRLVISRALAKG, from the coding sequence ATGGACGTCGACCGGATCCTCCCCACCGACGAGGCCCACGACCTGCTGGGCCTCGCCACCGAGCTCGCCGACCGGGAGCTGGCCCCGAAGGCCGCCGGCTTCGAGGAGCGCGCCGAGTTCCCCCGCGAGGTGCTGCGCACCCTGGGCCGGGCCGGCCTGCTCGGCCTGCCGTACGCCGAGGAGCACGGCGGCGCCGCCCAGCCGTACGAGGTCTACCTCCAGGTGCTGGAGATCCTCGCCAGCCGCTGGCTGGCCGTGGCCGAGGCGGTCAGCGTGCACACGCTCTCCTGCTACCCCCTGGCCCAGTTCGGCACCGACGAGCAGCGCAAGCTGCTGCCCGACATGATCGGCGGGGAACTGCTCGGGGCATACTGCCTCTCCGAGCCGCAGGGCGGCTCGGACGCGGCCTCGCTGACCACCCGGGCGGTCCGCGACGGCGACGACTACGTGGTCACCGGCACCAAGGCGTGGATCACCCACGCCCGGGTCGCCGACTTCTACAACATCTTCTGCCGCACCGGCGGGCCCGGCCCGAAGGGCATCTCCTGCCTGCTGGCCGACCGGGACACGGCCGGCATCCACCCGCAGGCCGCCGAGCGCACCATGGGCCTGCACGCCTCGCCGGTGGCGCAGATCGCCTTCGACGACGCCCGGGTGCCGGCCGAGCGGCTGATCGGCGGTGAGGGCGCCGGCTTCACCATCGCCATGTCCGCGCTGGACTCCGGACGCCTCGGCATCGCGACATGCGCGGTGGGGCTGGCGCAGGCGGCGCTGGACTACGCGGTCGGCTACGCCCGGGAGCGCCGGCAGTTCGGCCGCGCGATCATCGACTTCCAGGGCCTCGGGTTCAACCTGGCCGACCACGCCACCGGGATCTCCGCGGCCCGGGCGCTCCTGCTCGCCGCCGCCCGGTTGCGCGACGCCGGCCGACCGTACTCGATCGAGGCGGCGAAGGCGAAGCTGTTCGCCACCGACCTGGCGATGCGGGTGACCACCGACGCGGTGCAGGTGCTCGGCGGCGCCGGTTACGTCGCCGACCACCCGCTCGAGCGCTACATGCGCGAGGCGAAGGTGCTGCAGATCGTCGAGGGCACCAACCAGATCCAGCGACTGGTCATCTCCCGCGCGCTGGCCAAGGGCTAA
- a CDS encoding VWA domain-containing protein: MTDDDRAHANRRQVLYWRLLARLFSPDEQPALESASVAVVDDLGLPAALLDPAVSVDTVVQRFPALADELRDLLVAAPETPAGAGPFRPADAEVRRAALASKLLLNVFATGAGEVSAGQLARWQSDAGWFEQACGVPPGELRRDGAGLGATLAGLEGDLVRRMRLREVLADPTLAARLTPSMSLIEQLLRDKANLSGVALANAKSLIRRYVDQVAEVLRTQVAQATVGTVDRSVPPKRVFRNLDLDRTIWQNLTNWSPDDERLYVDRLYYRQTARRTTPARLIVVVDQSGSMVDSMVNCTILASIFAGLPKVDVHLIAYDTRALDLTPWVHDPFEVLLRTNLGGGNDGPVAMALARPKIVEPRNTVLVWISDFYEFHRSQPLFDGIEAVHRSGVRFIPVGSVNSSGHQSVNPWFRQRFKDLGTPVISGHIRKLVVELKNFLT; this comes from the coding sequence ATGACCGACGACGACCGCGCCCACGCCAACCGCCGCCAGGTGCTCTACTGGCGCCTGCTCGCCCGCCTGTTCAGCCCCGACGAGCAGCCCGCACTCGAGTCCGCGAGCGTCGCCGTGGTCGACGACCTCGGCCTGCCCGCCGCGCTGCTCGACCCGGCCGTCTCCGTCGACACCGTCGTCCAGCGCTTCCCGGCGCTCGCCGACGAACTGCGCGACCTGCTCGTCGCCGCCCCGGAGACCCCGGCCGGCGCCGGTCCGTTCCGCCCGGCCGACGCCGAGGTACGCCGCGCCGCGCTGGCGTCCAAACTCCTGCTCAACGTGTTCGCCACCGGCGCCGGCGAGGTCAGCGCCGGGCAACTCGCCCGCTGGCAGTCCGACGCCGGCTGGTTCGAGCAGGCGTGCGGCGTCCCCCCCGGTGAGCTGCGCCGCGACGGCGCCGGCCTGGGCGCCACCCTCGCCGGGCTGGAGGGCGATCTGGTGCGCCGGATGCGGCTGCGGGAGGTGCTCGCCGACCCGACACTGGCCGCCCGGCTCACCCCGAGCATGTCCCTGATCGAGCAGCTCCTGCGCGACAAGGCGAACCTGTCCGGGGTGGCGCTGGCCAACGCCAAATCGCTGATCCGTCGCTACGTCGACCAGGTCGCCGAGGTGCTGCGCACCCAGGTGGCCCAGGCCACCGTCGGCACGGTCGACCGGTCGGTGCCGCCCAAGCGGGTCTTCCGCAACCTCGACCTGGACCGCACGATCTGGCAGAACCTGACCAACTGGAGCCCGGACGACGAGCGCCTCTACGTCGACCGGCTCTACTACCGGCAGACCGCGCGGCGCACCACCCCGGCCCGCCTGATCGTGGTGGTCGACCAGTCCGGCTCGATGGTCGACTCGATGGTCAACTGCACCATCCTCGCCTCGATCTTCGCCGGGCTGCCCAAGGTCGACGTGCACCTGATCGCGTACGACACCCGGGCGCTGGACCTCACGCCCTGGGTGCACGACCCGTTCGAGGTGCTGCTGCGCACCAACCTCGGCGGCGGCAACGACGGCCCGGTCGCGATGGCGCTGGCCCGTCCCAAGATCGTCGAACCGCGCAACACCGTGCTGGTCTGGATCTCCGACTTCTACGAGTTCCACCGCTCGCAGCCGCTGTTCGACGGCATCGAGGCCGTGCACCGCTCCGGGGTGAGGTTCATCCCCGTCGGCTCGGTCAACAGCTCCGGGCACCAGAGCGTCAACCCGTGGTTCCGGCAGCGCTTCAAGGACCTGGGCACGCCCGTCATCTCCGGCCACATCCGCAAGCTCGTCGTCGAGCTGAAGAACTTCCTCACCTAG
- a CDS encoding AAA family ATPase: MSDMLRAPAEVKYADELAYLESVDTGPKPFSWRLSPRMVRLFVLGSERADGLDREIPQKWFGDRSFVERSIVTLASDRGLLLIGDPGTGKSWLAELLSAAICRNSTLVVQGTAGTTEDHIKYSWNVSMVIARGQSRESMIPSPIMTAMEQGVIGRFEELTRSTSDVQDALISILSEKYVSIPELAHDNIVFAQPGFSIIATANSRDRGVNDLSSALKRRFNFVRIPVVTNKRSEAEIVRFRTEELLRRHRIELEVPPTLLDILLQSFADLRAAASAATSDDEKLESALSTAEQIGVLEDAVLHSQFFGDRTLRAATLAGSLVGSLARRSPEDLAILNKYLHGVVEPRAKADGGDWDGFLDGGRQAIASLA; encoded by the coding sequence ATGTCCGACATGCTCCGCGCCCCCGCCGAGGTCAAGTACGCCGACGAGCTGGCCTACCTGGAATCCGTCGACACCGGGCCGAAGCCGTTCTCCTGGCGGCTGAGCCCGCGCATGGTCCGGTTGTTCGTGCTCGGCTCCGAACGCGCCGACGGCCTCGACCGGGAGATCCCGCAGAAGTGGTTCGGCGACCGCAGCTTCGTCGAACGCAGCATCGTCACCCTCGCCTCCGACCGGGGCCTGCTGCTCATCGGCGACCCCGGCACCGGCAAGAGCTGGCTCGCCGAGCTGCTCTCCGCCGCGATCTGCCGCAACTCCACCCTCGTCGTGCAGGGCACCGCCGGCACCACCGAGGACCACATCAAATACTCCTGGAACGTCTCCATGGTCATCGCCCGCGGCCAGTCCCGCGAGTCGATGATCCCCTCGCCGATCATGACCGCCATGGAGCAGGGCGTCATCGGCCGCTTCGAGGAGCTGACCCGCTCCACCAGCGACGTGCAGGACGCGCTCATCTCGATCCTGTCCGAGAAGTACGTCTCCATCCCGGAGCTGGCCCACGACAACATCGTCTTCGCCCAGCCCGGCTTCTCGATCATCGCCACCGCCAACAGCCGCGACCGCGGCGTCAACGACCTGTCCTCCGCGCTCAAGCGCCGGTTCAACTTCGTCCGCATCCCGGTCGTGACCAACAAGCGCAGCGAGGCCGAGATCGTCCGCTTCCGCACCGAGGAGCTGCTGCGCCGGCACCGCATCGAGCTGGAGGTGCCCCCCACCCTGCTCGACATCCTGCTGCAGAGCTTCGCCGACCTGCGTGCCGCCGCGTCCGCCGCCACCAGCGACGACGAGAAGCTGGAGTCGGCGCTGTCCACCGCCGAGCAGATCGGCGTGCTGGAGGACGCCGTGCTGCACAGCCAGTTCTTCGGCGACCGCACCCTGCGCGCGGCGACCCTCGCCGGTTCCCTGGTCGGGTCGCTGGCCCGCCGCAGCCCCGAGGACCTGGCCATCCTCAACAAATACCTGCACGGCGTCGTCGAGCCCCGCGCCAAGGCCGACGGCGGCGACTGGGACGGCTTCCTCGACGGCGGCCGCCAGGCGATCGCGTCCCTGGCATGA
- a CDS encoding DUF5682 family protein — MTAPAPTNLFGALRERLTDAAAAFAGSPDALAGILAGMVDDVDRALGERLEIFPVCHHSPASALAMVRRLRARPPKVIYLELCEDLRPLLDELRNCRLPVAVQAFATELDGFPAEWSPLSVIAPVTEASAEYQAIAYALDTPGVELVLVDRSTDHVYQWTPRDGVPVGSDPAPSADEEAALHGDAVGVEIGDLRPRFAELESYLLHHGKVRHWSEWWDQYVERPLADADHDTYRQVMVLIGSLFRRLRPARSARDDRDEDRERHMWTRMRQHLAATGVDPADCLHVCGAFHAASGVEQFGLDSTAPDFPISPRTGTRWRYGLIPSSHSAIEAQFGLAPGTVSIAAANWTAAIGRARVTPFRLAGQQTGKKGQRRRAGAATTPPDATTDRLTGFLAAPPALDTLDEAELRGWCVDIVRLARRNGYLASTADAIAVFETSILLANLRNRARPTPYDFADAAVTCIEKDVVPGRRDVRRLCEILLGGDRIGQVGYDSLPPLARDVLDRLRPLGLDLERRTVQRALLDLRGDPALAACSDLLWMLRHLLPADAVRPIMGERRLGHRSTQESWDLALGRNQRALIELGYEGVTVEQVLEQRLRRVVRGPDATAAGALAAVEDAIRLLDSPRLVDELGAWAVELLAAERTVDDAPEVLRRIRRLLAHHRPTAPTLPAWCRAFVTTGYAHYCTLLPSAFVDEATGVRQVGAMLGFLFSMESLALSLGCDRSQLELAVAQAHPEAPAKLALLWAAHHHLGLLPLARLRERCADLLANPLVVPAFPHYLSGFVHALDPVPGLTPFVVETMSAAFAGLPDPALLPWLPTLITTLREHGPELVPLLVREAERTFPAALPALDGWTPPWAAGPTESTPAPDPGAPGGPLAGMLLAHPETVDALAALLGCDAPWRSPAAPVPPVSDGGSRLLAGYPGTAHAVADLLSPGLSAG, encoded by the coding sequence ATGACCGCGCCCGCCCCGACCAACCTGTTCGGCGCGCTGCGCGAGCGGCTCACCGACGCCGCCGCCGCGTTCGCCGGCTCGCCCGACGCGCTCGCCGGGATCCTCGCCGGCATGGTCGACGACGTCGACCGGGCGCTCGGCGAACGGCTGGAGATCTTCCCGGTCTGCCACCACTCCCCCGCGTCCGCGCTGGCCATGGTCCGACGGCTACGTGCCCGCCCACCCAAGGTCATCTATCTGGAACTCTGCGAGGACCTGCGTCCCCTCCTCGACGAGCTGCGCAACTGCCGCCTGCCGGTGGCCGTGCAGGCGTTCGCCACCGAACTCGACGGCTTCCCCGCCGAGTGGAGCCCGCTGAGCGTCATCGCGCCCGTCACCGAGGCCTCCGCGGAATACCAGGCCATCGCGTACGCGCTGGACACCCCCGGCGTCGAGTTGGTGCTGGTGGACCGCTCCACCGACCACGTCTACCAGTGGACCCCGCGCGACGGCGTGCCGGTCGGCAGCGACCCGGCCCCGAGCGCCGACGAGGAGGCCGCGCTGCACGGCGACGCGGTCGGCGTGGAGATCGGCGACCTGCGTCCCCGCTTCGCCGAGCTGGAGTCCTACCTGCTGCACCACGGCAAGGTGCGGCACTGGTCGGAGTGGTGGGACCAGTACGTCGAACGCCCCCTCGCCGACGCCGACCACGACACCTACCGCCAGGTCATGGTGCTCATCGGCAGCCTGTTCCGCCGGCTGCGTCCGGCCCGGTCCGCCCGCGACGACCGGGACGAGGACCGGGAACGCCACATGTGGACCCGGATGCGCCAGCACCTCGCCGCCACCGGCGTCGACCCGGCCGACTGCCTCCACGTCTGCGGCGCCTTTCACGCCGCCAGCGGAGTCGAACAGTTCGGCCTCGACTCCACCGCGCCGGACTTCCCGATCAGCCCCCGGACCGGCACCCGCTGGCGCTACGGCCTCATCCCGTCCAGCCACTCCGCCATCGAGGCGCAGTTCGGGCTCGCCCCCGGCACCGTCTCCATCGCCGCGGCCAACTGGACGGCGGCGATCGGCCGGGCCCGGGTCACGCCGTTCCGGCTGGCCGGGCAGCAGACCGGGAAGAAGGGGCAGCGCCGCCGCGCCGGCGCCGCGACCACTCCGCCCGACGCGACCACCGACCGGCTCACCGGCTTCCTCGCCGCGCCACCCGCGCTCGACACGCTCGACGAGGCGGAGCTGCGCGGCTGGTGCGTCGACATCGTCCGGCTCGCCCGCCGCAACGGATACCTGGCCAGCACCGCCGACGCGATCGCCGTGTTCGAGACCTCGATCCTGCTGGCCAACCTGCGCAACCGGGCCCGGCCCACGCCGTACGACTTCGCCGACGCCGCGGTCACCTGCATCGAGAAGGACGTGGTGCCCGGCCGGCGCGACGTCCGCCGCCTCTGCGAGATCCTGCTCGGGGGCGACCGGATCGGCCAGGTCGGCTACGACTCGCTGCCGCCGCTGGCCCGCGACGTCCTCGACCGGCTCCGCCCGCTCGGCCTCGACCTCGAACGGCGCACCGTGCAACGCGCGCTGCTCGACCTGCGTGGCGACCCGGCGCTGGCAGCCTGCTCCGACCTGCTCTGGATGCTGCGGCACCTGCTGCCCGCCGACGCGGTGCGTCCGATCATGGGCGAGCGCCGCCTCGGCCACCGCTCCACCCAGGAGAGCTGGGATCTCGCCCTCGGCCGCAACCAGCGCGCCCTCATCGAGCTGGGCTACGAGGGCGTCACCGTCGAGCAGGTGCTGGAGCAGCGGCTGCGACGCGTGGTGCGCGGCCCGGACGCGACCGCCGCCGGCGCGCTCGCCGCCGTCGAGGACGCCATCCGCCTGCTCGACAGCCCCCGCCTGGTCGACGAACTCGGGGCCTGGGCGGTGGAGCTGCTCGCCGCCGAACGCACCGTCGACGACGCGCCCGAGGTACTGCGCCGCATCCGCCGGCTGCTCGCGCACCACCGCCCCACCGCACCGACGCTGCCCGCCTGGTGCCGGGCGTTCGTCACCACCGGCTACGCCCACTACTGCACGCTGCTGCCCAGCGCGTTCGTCGACGAGGCGACCGGCGTCCGCCAGGTCGGCGCGATGCTCGGCTTCCTGTTCAGCATGGAGAGCCTCGCGCTGTCGCTGGGCTGCGACCGGTCGCAACTCGAACTGGCCGTCGCCCAGGCCCATCCCGAGGCGCCGGCCAAGCTGGCGCTGCTCTGGGCGGCCCACCACCACCTCGGCCTGCTGCCGCTGGCGCGGCTGCGGGAGCGCTGCGCCGACCTGCTGGCCAACCCGCTCGTGGTGCCGGCGTTCCCGCACTATCTCTCCGGGTTCGTGCACGCCCTCGACCCGGTGCCGGGGCTGACCCCGTTCGTGGTCGAGACCATGTCCGCGGCGTTCGCCGGGCTGCCCGACCCGGCGCTGCTGCCCTGGCTGCCCACGCTGATCACCACGCTGCGCGAACACGGCCCGGAGCTGGTGCCGCTGCTGGTCCGCGAGGCCGAACGCACCTTCCCTGCCGCGTTGCCCGCGCTGGACGGCTGGACGCCCCCGTGGGCCGCCGGGCCCACCGAGTCGACGCCGGCACCGGATCCGGGCGCGCCGGGCGGCCCGCTGGCCGGCATGCTGCTGGCACACCCGGAGACGGTGGACGCGCTCGCGGCGTTGCTCGGCTGCGACGCGCCGTGGCGCTCCCCCGCCGCGCCGGTTCCGCCGGTGAGCGACGGGGGCTCACGGCTTCTCGCCGGGTATCCGGGCACCGCCCACGCCGTGGCGGACCTGCTGTCGCCGGGTCTCAGCGCGGGGTGA
- a CDS encoding YccF domain-containing protein — MIRFLLNLLWLVFGGGFVLALGYGVAALICFALVVTIPFGVASLRLASYALWPFGRTLVAKPGAGVPSGLANVLWVVLAGWWLALSHILAGVALCVTIIGIPFGVANFKLVPAALWPLGQEVVATS; from the coding sequence GTGATCCGCTTCCTGCTGAACCTGTTGTGGCTCGTCTTCGGCGGCGGTTTCGTCCTGGCCCTGGGCTACGGCGTGGCCGCCCTGATCTGCTTCGCCCTCGTCGTCACCATCCCGTTCGGCGTCGCCTCGCTGCGCCTCGCCTCGTACGCGCTGTGGCCGTTCGGCCGTACGCTGGTCGCCAAGCCGGGCGCCGGCGTGCCGTCCGGGTTGGCGAACGTGCTGTGGGTGGTGCTGGCCGGCTGGTGGCTGGCCCTGTCGCACATCCTCGCCGGAGTCGCGCTCTGCGTGACGATCATCGGCATCCCGTTCGGGGTGGCCAACTTCAAGCTGGTCCCGGCCGCGCTGTGGCCGCTCGGCCAGGAGGTCGTCGCGACCTCCTGA